A single window of Plasmodium reichenowi strain SY57 chromosome 14, whole genome shotgun sequence DNA harbors:
- a CDS encoding cysteine proteinase falcipain 1: protein MVAIKEMKELAFARSSLVETLNKKKKFLKKKEKRTFVLCIYAFITFIIFCIGILYFTNKSSAYNNNNKNEPSLKKEEIELLRVLLEKYKNQKDGISNESSNEEDEKKYALNSQAYNNNNNISNIKNDSIKSKKEEYINLERILLEKYKKFINENNEENRKELSNILHKLLEINKLILSEEKDNKKVYLINDNYDEKGAFEIGMNEEMKYKKEDPINNIKYASKFFKFMKEHNKVYKNIDEQMRKFEIFKMNYISIKNHNKLNKNAMYKKKVNQFSDYSEEELKQYFKTLLHVPNHMIQKYSKPFENHLKDNILISEFYTNGKRNEKDIFTKVPEILDYREKGIVHEPKDQGLCGSCWAFASVGNIESVFAKKNKNILSFSEQEVVDCSKDNFGCDGGHPFYSFLYVLQNELCLGDEYKYKAKDDMFCLNYRCKRKVSLSSIGAVKENQLILALNEVGPLSVNVGVNNDFVAYSEGVYNGTCSEELNHSVLLVGYGQVEKTKLNYNNKIQTYNTKENSNQQDDNIIYYWIIKNSWSKKWGENGFMRLSRNKNGDNVFCGIGEEVFFPIM from the coding sequence atggttgccataaaagaaatgaaaGAACTTGCATTTGCTAGGTCAAGTTTAGTTGAGACATTGaataagaaaaagaaatttttaaaaaaaaaggagaaGAGAACATTCGTTTTATGTATCTATGCATTTATTActttcataatattttgtataggaatattatattttacaaataaatcatccgcatataacaataataataaaaatgaacctagtttaaaaaaagaagaaattgAATTACTTCGCGTTCttttagaaaaatataaaaaccAAAAGGATGGTATCTCTAATGAGTCCTCCAATGAagaagatgaaaaaaaatacgCCTTAAACTCACAAgcttataataataacaataatattagtAATATTAAGAATGATAGTATAAAATCTAAAAAGGAAGAGTATATTAATTTAGAAAGAATATTACTagagaaatataaaaaatttatcaACGAAAATAACGAAGAAAACAGGAAAGAGttatcaaatatattacataaattattagaaatcaataaattaattttaagtgaagaaaaagataataaaaaagtatatcttataaatgataattatgatgaaaaGGGAGCTTTCGAAATAGGTATGAATGaagaaatgaaatataaaaaagaagatccaataaataatattaaatatgcatcaaaattttttaaatttatgaaagaacataataaagtatataaaaatattgatgAACAAATGAGAAAATTTGAGATTTTcaaaatgaattatataagtattaaaaatcataataagttaaataaaaatgctatgtataaaaagaaagtaAATCAATTTAGTGATTATTCTGAAGAAGAATTAAaacaatattttaaaaCCTTATTACATGTACCTAATCATATGATACAAAAATATTCGAAACCATTTGAAAATCATctaaaagataatatattaataagtGAATTTTATACAAATGGAAAGAGAAATGAGaaagatatatttactAAAGTTCCTGAAATATTAGATTATAGAGAAAAAGGTATAGTACATGAACCAAAAGATCAAGGACTTTGTGGTTCTTGTTGGGCTTTTGCAAGTGTTGGAAATATTGAAAGTGTGTTTgctaaaaaaaataaaaatattttaagtTTCAGTGAACAAGAAGTTGTAGATTGTTCAAAAGATAATTTTGGATGTGATGGTGGACATCCATTTTATTCATTCCTTTACGTTTTACAAAATGAATTATGTCTTGGcgatgaatataaatataaagcAAAAGATGATATGTTCTGTTTAAATTATAGATGTAAGAGAAAAGTATCTTTGTCATCTATTGGTGCAGTTAAAGAAAATCAATTAATTCTTGCATTAAATGAAGTAGGACCATTATCTGTTAATGTAGGAGTAAATAATGATTTTGTAGCTTATTCTGAAGGTGTTTATAATGGCACATGTTCAGAAGAATTAAACCATTCTGTACTTTTAGTTGGATATGGACAAGTAGAAAAAActaaattaaattataacaataaaatacaaACATATAACACAAAAGAAAATTCTAATCAAcaagatgataatataatatactattggattattaaaaattcaTGGAGTAAAAAGTGGGGAGAAAATGGATTCATGAGATTAAgtagaaataaaaatggagACAACGTTTTCTGTGGTATCGGTGAAGAAGTCTTCTTTCCTATCATGTAA